A genomic segment from Fusarium keratoplasticum isolate Fu6.1 chromosome 10, whole genome shotgun sequence encodes:
- a CDS encoding Chitin synthase, giving the protein MAVLDDWPLEDIVYTSIVGVVLVMACLEWFLWLAAFVYCLVKVFQKAEHWSISVLCVVVGVAFVLLRAIFLPIMVVTLPLPSQVTKLWPEEMVTFLQWFAFWSFAILLTVPWLFCIYQLVTNQLGRTKRIKQVLDDVTAPKVVVVMPCYREEPEVLIKAINSVVDCDYPAACIHVFLSFDGEQEDELYLNTIDHLGVSLTMESYPKSIDVSYRSARITVSRFPHGGKRHCQKVTFKLIDKVYEQYLKRNDNLFILFIDSDCILDKVCLQNFVYDMELSPGNTRDMLAMTGVITSTTRKHSVITLLQDMEYIHGQLFERTVESGCGSVTCLPGALTMLRFSAFRRMAKYYFVDKTEQCEDLFDFAKCHLGEDRWLTHLFMIGAKKRYQIQMCTSAFCKTEAVQTYRSLIKQRRRWFLGFITNEVCMLTDWRLWKRYPILILVRFMQNTIRTTALLFFIMVLALMTTVKKVDDLPVGFIAISLGLNWMLMLYFGAKLRRFKIWLYPLMFILNPFYNWYYMVYGIFTAGQRTWGGPRADAAAADTHTTAREAVEQAEKQGDELNVVPETFRAAHEARRAASKRESAATSSLGRSRSVVRPPDKIDGKFSARQKTASGTYLHPDELDVSADDVESGTYTRPQLRERDSFDSIVSSGSIGFGVCTPRRMKLLMGEEDRRKYEIAQQMQTQASEVGNMQAVLPGRKLSDAPLRRANYLASRNARHLHEQGQYGRVAQGEPNEGSNIGSTEEVASPAQERGQSRLGENMSFASRMARGLKQSR; this is encoded by the exons ATGGCGGTGCTGGATGACTGGCCTTTGGAAGAT ATTGTTTATACGAGTATCGTGGGTGTGGTTCTGGTGATGGCCTGCCTCGAGTGGTTTCTCTGGCTGGCAGCTTTTGTTTACTGCCTTGTCAAGGTCTTCCAAAAGGCAGAGCACTGGTCCATCAGTGTACTTTGCGTCGTTGTTGGTGTCGCATTTGTTCTACTCCG CGCCATCTTCCTTCCAATCATGGTAGTGACGCTGCCATTGCCGAGCCAGGTTACCAAGCTATGGCCAGAAGAGATGGTGACGTTTCTCCAGTGGTTCGCCTTTTGGAGCTTCGCCATATTGCTCACAGTCCCTTGGCTGTTCTGCATCTATCAGCTCGTGACCAATCAACTCGGCCGGACGAAGCGCATCAAGCAGGTTCTCGACGATGTGACTGCGCCTAAGGTCGTTGTTGTGATGCCCTGCTATCGAGAAGAGCCCGAAGTCCTCATCAAAGCTATCAATTCCGTCGTCGATTGCGATTATCCAGCCGCATGTATCCACGTTTTCTTATCCTTCGACGGCGAGCAAGAAGACGAGCTAtatctcaacaccatcgaccaTCTTGGCGTGTCACTCACGATGGAGTCGTATCCTAAGAGCATCGACGTAAGCTACCGCTCGGCTCGTATAACTGTTTCTCGATTCCCTCATGGAGGCAAGCGTCACTGTCAAAAAGTGACTTTCAAGCTCATTGACAAAGTGTACGAACAGTACCTCAAGCGAAACGACAATCTATTCATCCTTTTTATCGACTCGGATTGCATCTTGGACAAGGTTTGCCTTCAAAACTTTGTCTACGATATGGAGCTCAGTCCCGGCAATACTAGAGACATGCTGGCCATGACTGGTGTCATcacctcgacgacgagaaaACATAGTGTTATCACCCTGTTACAGGACATGGAGTACATACATGGGCAATTGTTTGAGCGGACTGTCGAGTCCGGGTGTGGCTCTGTTACTTGTCTACCTGGTGCGCTGACGATGTTACGGTTCTCGGCCTTCCGGCGTATGGCCAAGTATTACTTTGTGGACAAGACGGAGCAGTGCGAGGATCTGTTCGACTTCGCCAAGTGTCACCTAGGGGAGGATCGCTGGCTGACACATCTCTTCATGATCGGAGCCAAGAAGCGGTACCAGATCCAGATGTGCACGTCGGCATTCTGCAAGACGGAAGCTGTTCAGACCTATCGGTCCCTGATTAAGCAGCGGCGCCGATGGTTCCTTGgcttcatcaccaacgaAGTATGCATGTTGACAGATTGGCGCCTGTGGAAGCGATACCCAATCCTCATTCTAGTTCGATTCATGCAAAACACCATCCGGACGACGGCCTTGCTATTCTTTATCATGGTCCTAGCCCTGATGACAACAGTCAAGAAAGTGGACGATCTTCCCGTGGGATTCATCGCCATCTCTCTAGGCCTCAActggatgctgatgctgtaCTTTGGAGCGAAGCTCCGACGGTTCAAAATCTGGCTGTACCCGCTCATGTTTATTCTGAACCCGTTTTACAACTGGTATTACATGGTGTACGGGATCTTCACGGCAGGGCAGCGAACATGGGGTGGGCCGCGAGCAGAtgctgcagcagcagacaCGCACACGACCGCACGGGAAGCTGTAGAACAGGCCGAAAAGCAGGGTGATGAGCTGAACGTGGTTCCAGAGACATTCAGAGCAGCACACGAAGCTCGAAGAGCAGCGTCAAAGCGAGAGTCAGCCGCAACGAGCAGTCTCGGACGGTCCAGGAGCGTGGTGCGGCCGCCAGACAAGATTGATGGCAAGTTCTCAGCTCGTCAGAAGACGGCATCGGGAACATATCTACATCCAGATGAGCTGGATGTAAGTGCAGATGATGTCGAGTCAGGGACATACACCAGACCCCAGTTACGGGAGCGAGACTCTTTTGACAGCATTGTATCTAGCGGAAGCATAGGCTTTGGGGTGTGCACACCACGACGAATGAAGCTTCTCATGGGTGAAGAAGATCGTCGCAAGTACGAGATTGCACAACAGATGCAAACGCAGGCTTCAGAAGTGGGCAACATGCAGGCGGTTCTGCCCGGCCGGAAGCTGTCGGATGCCCCTCTGAGACGAGCAAACTATCTGGCCAGTAGAAATGCAAGGCATCTACATGAACAAGGGCAGTACGGTCGAGTTGCCCAAGGCGAGCCAAATGAGGGGTCCAACATTGGCTCGACGGAGGAGGTGGCTAGTCCAGCCCAGGAGAGAGGGCAATCCAGGCTTGGTGAGAATATGTCGTTTGCGAGCCGGATGGCGAGAGGATTGAAGCAAAGCAGATAA
- a CDS encoding Nitrate reductase, whose product METPPTTALQSIPENSESSVIGSFPPTPPDTAKPSRISSFHDLQQIPPIGLPSIESIKPYALPPKFRSKEVLPEDLKTPDNYVKRDPRLIRLTGVHPFNVEAPLSELYDQGFLTNEDLHYVRNHGAVPKCEDADMLDWEFQVEGLVDNPIKMTVRDLLNDYEQATYPVTLVCAGNRRKEQNMVRKTKGFSWGAAGLSTALWTGVPIGDLLAAARPKRGARYVCFEGADKLPNGYYGTSIKLNWCMDPNRGVMVAHKMNGQKLHPDHGKPVRIIIPGQIGGRSVKWLKRIIVTSEPSDNWYHIFDNRVLPTMITPEASADLPDVWKDEKYAIYDLNTNSAICYPAHDETVPFLDAPSSYKVRGYAYAGGGKRVTRAEVTLDKGKSWRLATVRYPEDDYRFAPEGDTLYGGRVDMWWRETCFCWCFWELDIPIDELREADDIMIRAMDESMMVQPRDMYWSVLGMMNNPWFRVVIHKEAHSLRFEHPTQPALMPGGWMDRVKKAGGNLANGFWGEKVSGEAEDAVEQEPEKEICLTDPKVDRKITAAELKQHDGEVDPWFVVNGEVFDGTPFLEGHPGGAASIFGAAGQDVTEEFMTIHSENAKAMMPAYHIGTLDEASRAALSGDDSAEEDLNRPVFLQSKTWSKAILERKTTISSDTKIFTFKLNHDNQEIGLPTGQHLMVRLRDPATRDAIIRAYTPYSDGSEKGRLDVLIKIYYDTPQRKGGVMTQALDALPLGHFVEFKGPVGKFEYLGGGLCSIGGKERRVRRFIMVCGGSGITPIRQVLRAVMRDPTDPTPCLVFDGNRAEEDILCKTELDEIASANSERCRIIHALTNPSPSWTGVTGRVNKALCERDIGQLANNREGDELVLVCGPGPMEKSVKEIFSGMGWKEDDFVFF is encoded by the exons atggAGACTCCTCCAACAACAGCTCTTCAGAGCATCCCGGAAAACTCTGAATCTTCAGTTATCGGTAGCTTTCCTCCTACACCCCCAGATACAGCGAAGCCATCTCGAATAAGTAGCTTTCACGACTTGCAACAGATCCCCCCAATCGGGTTGCCATCGATAGAGTCCATCAAACCCTACGCCCTACCTCCCAAGTTCCGATCAAAAGAGGTCCTACCAGAGGATCTCAAGACTCCCGACAACTATGTCAAGCGTGACCCCCGTCTTATCCGCCTCACAGGAGTTCATCCCTTCAACGTCGAAGCACCCCTAAGCGAACTATACGACCAGGGTTTCCTCACCAACGAGGATCTTCACTATGTCCGCAACCATGGAGCCGTCCCCAAGTGCGAGGACGCCGATATGCTCGACTGGGAGTTCCAAgtcgagggccttgtcgATAATCCTATCAAGATGACAGTAAGGGATCTTCTCAACGACTACGAGCAAGCCACTTATCCCGTCACCCTCGTCTGTGCCGGAAACCGCCGCAAGGAGCAAAACATGGTTCGGAAAACAAAAGGCTTCTCCTGGGGCGCTGCTGGTCTATCGACGGCTCTTTGGACGGGCGTCCCTATCGGTGACTTGCTTGCTGCTGCGAGGCCGAAGCGAGGAGCAAGATATGTCTGTTTCGAAGGAGCAGACAAGTTGCCTAACGGATACTATGGAACttccatcaagctcaactgGTGCATGGATCCCAACCGCGGCGTTATGGTCGCTCACAAGATGAACGGACAGAAGCTTCACCCTGATCACGGAAAGCCTGTTCGAATCATCATTCCCGGTCAGATCGGTGGGCGAAGTGTGAAGTGGCTCAAGAGGATCATTGTCACATCGGAGCCCAGCGACAACTGGTACCACATCTTCGACAACCGAGTCCTACCAACGATGATCACCCCTGAGGCCAGTGCCGACTTGCCCGATGTGTGGAAGGATGAAAAGTATGCCATCTACGACCTCAACACGAACAGCGCCATATGTTATCCCGCCCATGATGAGACTGTCCCGTTCCTGGACGCCCCATCAAGTTACAAAGTCCGAGGATACGCCTATGCCGGCGGTGGAAAGCGTGTCACTAGGGCAGAAGTTACCCTTGACAAGGGCAAGTCATGGCGGCTGGCCACTGTCCGATATCCCGAAGACGATTACCGATTCGCGCCTGAGGGAGACACTCTGTATGGCGGACGAGTCGACATGTGGTGGCGTGAGACGTGTTTCTGCTGGTGCTTCTGGGAACTTGACATTCCTATTGACGAGCTCCGTGAGGCAGACGATATCATGATCCGGGCAATGGATGAATCCATGATGGTCCAGCCTCGTGACATGTACTGGAGCGTCCTCGGTATGATGAATAACCCCTGGTTCCGCGTCGTCATCCATAAGGAAGCCCACTCACTCCGGTTCGAGCACCCTACACAACCGGCCTTGATGCCAGGAGGCTGGATGGACCGCGTCAAAAAGGCCGGCGGGAACCTCGCCAACGGCTTCTGGGGCGAAAAGGTCTCTGGTGAAGCAGAAGATGCCGTGGAGCAGGAGCCTGAAAAGGAGATCTGCTTGACCGACCCCAAGGTCGACCGCAAGATCACGGCCGCTGAGCTCAAGCAGCACGATGGTGAGGTCGATCCTTGGTTTGTTGTCAATGGTGAGGTGTTTGACGGGACGCCTTTCTTAGAAGGCCATCCCGGTGGTGCGGCGTCCATCTttggtgctgctggccaAGACGTGACTGAAGAATTCATGACTATTC ACAGTGAAAATGCCAAGGCAATGATGCCCGCCTACCACATCGGCACCCTTGACGAAGCCTCCCGTGCCGCCCTCAGCGGCGACGACTCGGCAGAAGAGGATCTGAACCGCCCCGTCTTCCTCCAGTCTAAGACGTGGAGTAAAGCCATTCTGGAGCGCAAGACGACCATCTCGTCTGACACAAAGATCTTCACCTTCAAGCTTAACCATGACAATCAGGAGATTGGTCTCCCCACTGGTCAGCATCTGATGGTGCGCCTCCGTGACCCGGCGACCCGCGATGCTATCATCCGTGCCTACACACCCTACTCAGATGGCTCGGAGAAGGGGCGGCTCGATGTGCTCATCAAGATCTACTACGACACGCCCCAACGCAAGGGCGGCGTCATGACACAGGCTCTCGACGCTCTTCCTCTAGGACACTTTGTCGAGTTCAAGGGTCCCGTTGGCAAGTTTGAGTATCTCGGCGGTGGACTCTGCTCCATCGGCGGCAAAGAACGCCGTGTCCGCCGTTTCATCATGGTCTGCGGCGGATCTGGCATCACCCCGATCCGTCAGGTCCTCCGTGCCGTGATGCGCGACCCCACTGATCCAACGCCCTGTCTCGTCTTTGACGGTAACCGCGCCGAGGAAGACATTCTCTGCAAGACAGAGCTCGATGAGATAGCTTCGGCCAACTCTGAGAGGTGCCGCATCATACATGCTCTCACCaacccatcaccatcgtgGACGGGAGTGACTGGTCGCGTGAACAAGGCGTTGTGCGAGAGAGACATAGGCCAGCTCGCCAACAATAGAGAGGGCGATGAACTGGTACTTGTATGCGGACCTGGTCCGATGGAGAAGAGTGTCAAAGAGATATTCTCAGGAATGGGCTGGAAGGAAGATGATTTTGTCTTTTTCTAA
- a CDS encoding Vacuolar calcium ion transporter produces the protein MPQQSPPPSPSREAYYPLTNLRDTGSEDRTLPAPTTYDEFKKSKKMDHYTRTTRWIKPAGESGRKGFHPIHFTKISFKSASRASLLCNLFWPVVPAAIAVRYALPDHHTLIFILAYIAMVPCANMIGFAGQELARKLPHVFGVLTEITIGSIVEIVLFMVLLNKDMYFVIKAAILGSILATMLFCLGACFFVGGLLEEEQTFNEAISEAGSGLLFTAGVVLALPTVFEHGRFAGNNDTDAEVEHQTLQISRVISILLIIAYIVYVFFQTRTHHGIYDAIFEHDEHRDKDKHKDVDKAKLTLTECVLALAVSVALVSLMAVILVLQIHHVIERGDVSDAFMGLILVPFVEKFAEHLTAVDEAWDNQMNFALSHVLGATLQTALFNAPLAVIVSWGLGKELDLNFDVFNLVMLILGILTVGRFLQDQKSNYLEGFLLMILYVAIAAGAWYYPDPVEHGASGGSEGASEGGH, from the exons ATGCCTCAACAATCCCCGCCCCCCTCGCCCTCGCGGGAGGCATATTACCCCCTTACCAACCTGCGAGACACTGGGAGTGAGGACCGCACTCTTCCTGCACCCACCACCTAcgacgagttcaagaagagcaagaagatggACCACTACACCAGGACCACGCGATGGATCAAGCCTGCTGGCGAGAGTGGCCGCAAGGGCTTCCATCCTATACACTTTACCAAGATCTCGTTCAAGTCGGCGAGTCGAGCTAGTTTGCTCTGCAATTTGTTCTGGCCTGTTGTACCTGCTGCCATTGCTGTTCGCT ATGCTCTTCCCGACCACCACACCCTCATCTTTATTCTCGCCTACATCGCCATGGTCCCTTGTGCCAACATGATTGGCTTCGCTGGCCAAGAACTCGCCCGAAAGCTGCCTCATGTCTTTGGCGTCCTCACTGAGATCAC TATCGGTTCCATTGTCGAAATTGTTCTTTTCATGGTCCTTCTGAACAAGGACATGTACTTCGTTATCAAGGCTGCCATCCTGGGTTCCATCCTTGCCACTATGCTTTTCTGCTTGGGCGCCTGCTTCTTTGTGGGTGGACTGCTGGAGGAGGAACAGACATTCAACGAGGCGATTAGCGAAGCCGGAAGCGGTTTGCTCTTCACTGC CGGTGTCGTTCTCGCACTACCAACCGTTTTCGAGCATGGTCGATTTGCCGGCAACAACGACACGGATGCAGAAGTTGAGCACCAGACGCTGCAGATCTCTCGCGTCATCTCAATCCTTCTCATCATTGCCTACATCGTCTACGTCTTTTTCCAGACGCGAACTCACCACGGTATCTACGACGCCATCTTCGAGCACGACGAGCACCGtgacaaggacaagcacaaggacgttgacaaggccaagctcacccTGACCGAGTGTGTCCTTGCGTTGGCCGTCTCCGTTGCTCTTGTGTCACTCATGGCCGTCATCCTGGTCTTGCAGATCCACCATGTTATTGAGAGGGGAGATGTGTCTGATGCCTTCATGGGTCTTATCTTAGTGCCTTTTGTCGAGAAGTTTGCCGAGCATCTCACCGCTGTCGATGAGGCCTGGGACAACCAGATGAACTTTGCCCTCTCTCACGTTCTCGGTGCTACTCTGCAGACCGCCCTCTTCAATGCACCCCTGGCTGTCATCGTCAGCTGGGGTCTCGGCAAGGAGCTTGATCTCAACTTTGATGTCTTCAACTTGGTCATGCTTATTCTTGGTATCCTCACCGTTGGCCGATTCCTTCAGGACCAGAAGAGCAACTACCTGGAGGGTTTCCTGCTCATGATTCTCTACGTGGCCATTGCCGCTGGTGCGTGGTACTACCCTGACCCCGTCGAGCACGGAGCTTCCGGTGGAAGTGAGGGTGCAAGCGAGGGTGGTCACTAA